The DNA sequence CGCAACCCGGCTCCTGGCGCAGCGCCGACTGGTCGTCAGCGGGCTTGTTTCCTGATGCAGATATCGATAAGCCAGCCGCGCTCTATGTGATGGCCGCCAGAACCGGTGGACTGAAGGGCGCGCTTGCGGTGCACAGCTGGATAGTCACCAAGGCTGAAAACGAGCGCTACACCCGCTACGACAAAGTCGGCTGGGGCAGCCCGATCCGCACCAATGCCTATCCTGCCGATGGCCGCTGGTATTCCAACGTTCCTGAAATCCTGATTGAGCTTCACGGCGAAGATGCGACGCGTCTGATCCCGAAGATCGAGGCAGCGGTGAAGGCCTACCCGTTTGCCGAGCGTGGTGATTACACCATATGGCCGGGCCCGAATTCCAATTCCTTCGTCTCCCATGTGCTCAGAAATGTACCCGAACTGGGCATAACACTGCCGCCCGAGGCGGTGGGCCGCGATTTCCGCCCCTTTGGCGATTTCGTCACGCTGTCACCTGACTGGCACAATCTCGAACTCTCGCTCGGCGGCTATGCCGGACTTGCGGTCGGAACTCTCTACGGCGTCGAACTGCGGCTCGGCGGACTGGTGTTCGGTTTCGACATCGCAAAACCGGGCATCAAGCTGCCGGGGTTTGGACGGATCGGTGTATGAGGCGGGAAGCGATCCGCCTTGCCTGATCAGCTGAACTTGCCGGACCTCGGGAAGCCCTTTGGCACCAGGCGGCCGGCCTGGGCCCGGTCGGCGATCCATTCGGTCAACTCGTCCTTCTTGCGATTGTGCATGCGGCCGGCGCTGTCTTCCCAGGTCAGCCCCTCCTCCATCGCAAAGCAGCGGATGTCGGCGGCACCACCATCCTTGTAGCGCTGCAGCCGGACGCCCTTGCCGCGGCTCATTTCCGGCAGTTGCGTCAAAGGGAAGATCAGCATCTTGCGATTTTCGCCGATGATGGCGACATGATCGCCGGTCACAGGAACGCACAGCCGGGCTTCGACCGGAAGACTGACATTCATGATCTGCTTGCCCTTGCGGGTGTTGGCCACCATGTCGCTTTCCGCCACGATGAAACCATTGCCGACGGTCGAGGCAATCAGCAGCTTGCGCGCCGGGTCATGAACGAAAGCGGTCAGCACCGCCTGATCATTGTCCATATCGACAATGATCCTGAGCGGTTCGCCATGGCCGCGACCGCCGGGCAGCTTGTCGGCGCCAAGCGTATAGGCCTTGCCGCCAGTGGTGACGATGACGACCTTGTCGGTGGTGTTGGCGTGGAAGGCGAGCTTGAGCTGATCGCCGTCCTTGAACTGCAGCCCGGCATAATCGGCCATGTGGCCTTTCATGCCGCGGATCCAGCCCTTTTCCGAAATCACCACGGTGATCGGTTCTTTCTCGATCATCGACTGCTCGATTGCCGCAAGATCAGCGACCGGTGCAGCGGCAAACTTGGTGCGGCGGGCACCCAGTGCAGTTTCCTTGGAGAAGGTCTCGCGAACCTTGCCGACTTCCCATGCCACCGTCTGCCATTGCTTGGAATCGGAGGCCAGCAATGCCTCGATTTCAGCTTTCTCACCGGTCAAGCCATCGAATTCCTTGCGGATTTCCATTTCCTCGAGCTTGCGCAACGAACGCAGCCGCATGTTGAGGATCGCCTCGGCCTGAATATCGTTGAGCTCGAAGGTCTTCATCAATTCGAGCTTCGGCTCATCTTCCTCGCGGATGATGCGGATCACCTCATCAAGGTTGAGATAGGCAATCAGGTAGCCTGCGAGCAGTTCCAGCCGGCGCTCGATCGCCGCCAGCCGGTGCCGCGACCGGCGTTGCAGCACATCGCGGCGGTGCGCCAGCCATTCGGTCAGCACCTCGGCCAGGTTCATCACCTTGGGCACCTTGCCCATCGACAGGACATTGAGGTTGAGCGGAATGCGGTTTTCCAGGTCCGAAAGCCGGAACAGCGATTCCATCAGCAAGGTGGGATCAACTGCGCGGCTTTTGGGAACCAGCACCAGACGCACGTCTTCTGCAGATTCATCGCGGACATCATCCAGCAAAGGCAGCCTGCGAGCGATCAGCAGTTCGGCGATTTTTTCGATCAACCGGGACTTCTGCACCTGATAGGGCATCTCGGTGATGACGATCTGGTAGCCGCCACGACCGGTGTCCTCGGTCTCCCACTTGGCGCGAACCCGGAAGCCGCCACGCCCGGTCCTGTAGGATTCCAGAATGGACTCACGACTGTCGATAACGACGCCGCCAGTGGGAAAATCCGGTCCTTCGACATATTGCAGAAGGTCTTCCACAGTGGCTTCCGGCTTGCGGATCAACGCCAGTGCTGCGTCGCAGAGTTCGGCTGCGTTGTGCGGCGGGATCGAGGTTGCCATGCCGACGGCAATGCCGGTCGAGCCATTGGCGAGCAGGTTTGGAAACGCGCCCGGCAGCACAACCGGCTCGCTGTTTTCCTCATCATAGGTGGTGCGGAAATCCACCGCGTCTTCGTTGATGCCCTCTATCAGCAATTCAGCGACGGCAGTCATCTTCGATTCGGTGTAGCGCATCGCAGCGGCGCTATCGCCGTCGATATTGCCGAAATTGCCCTGACCATTGGCCAGCGGATAGCGGAC is a window from the Hoeflea sp. IMCC20628 genome containing:
- a CDS encoding DUF3750 domain-containing protein, producing MKKLILFVVLCFVVPALASLGVRAAGSQPGSWRSADWSSAGLFPDADIDKPAALYVMAARTGGLKGALAVHSWIVTKAENERYTRYDKVGWGSPIRTNAYPADGRWYSNVPEILIELHGEDATRLIPKIEAAVKAYPFAERGDYTIWPGPNSNSFVSHVLRNVPELGITLPPEAVGRDFRPFGDFVTLSPDWHNLELSLGGYAGLAVGTLYGVELRLGGLVFGFDIAKPGIKLPGFGRIGV
- the parC gene encoding DNA topoisomerase IV subunit A; translated protein: MGKSLLPPGGGDHIQAVDLKKALEERYLAYALSTIMHRALPDVRDGMKPVHRRIVYAMSEMGLKSAGSFKKCAKIVGEVMGNFHPHGDQSIYDALVRLAQDFSVRYPLANGQGNFGNIDGDSAAAMRYTESKMTAVAELLIEGINEDAVDFRTTYDEENSEPVVLPGAFPNLLANGSTGIAVGMATSIPPHNAAELCDAALALIRKPEATVEDLLQYVEGPDFPTGGVVIDSRESILESYRTGRGGFRVRAKWETEDTGRGGYQIVITEMPYQVQKSRLIEKIAELLIARRLPLLDDVRDESAEDVRLVLVPKSRAVDPTLLMESLFRLSDLENRIPLNLNVLSMGKVPKVMNLAEVLTEWLAHRRDVLQRRSRHRLAAIERRLELLAGYLIAYLNLDEVIRIIREEDEPKLELMKTFELNDIQAEAILNMRLRSLRKLEEMEIRKEFDGLTGEKAEIEALLASDSKQWQTVAWEVGKVRETFSKETALGARRTKFAAAPVADLAAIEQSMIEKEPITVVISEKGWIRGMKGHMADYAGLQFKDGDQLKLAFHANTTDKVVIVTTGGKAYTLGADKLPGGRGHGEPLRIIVDMDNDQAVLTAFVHDPARKLLIASTVGNGFIVAESDMVANTRKGKQIMNVSLPVEARLCVPVTGDHVAIIGENRKMLIFPLTQLPEMSRGKGVRLQRYKDGGAADIRCFAMEEGLTWEDSAGRMHNRKKDELTEWIADRAQAGRLVPKGFPRSGKFS